Within the Miscanthus floridulus cultivar M001 chromosome 17, ASM1932011v1, whole genome shotgun sequence genome, the region GGTTCTCTCCATCTAGATGCATGGCCTCTCTGCAGGTTTCAATCAAGAATCAAAAGCCTAGTAAGAGCACCGTCCACACAACACAAATGCAGTCTGCAAGAGCTGCGGCGGTTCAGATGTCAATGCCCCCAATGTGTTCGCAAAAAAGAAAAAGCACCCAGGCATGGATGACGATTGACGACTCGCATTCGGGTGGGTCACCACTGAAATTATATATGCAGCGACAGATTGCGCTAATACCTTAACGTGTTCTCCATCTCATCGTTCCCGGGGTCAAGTTTCAGCGCTTCCACGAACGCGTCAGCCGCATCTTTGTACTTCTGCAAATCAAGATTATATATAAAACATGCACGGTGGTGACATCATTACAGATGGAGATCAGATTATGTTGATTGCAAGGCCTACTGCTATTATGTATCGTGACAGCCACGTATATATACCTATCTATTTTATTTTACTACCTCCGTCCACGAATGAATGCAACTTTCGCTTTTCAAAAAGTCAAGCAGTTTGTACTTTGACCAAGGTTATATAAACAAGTATGAACATTGACAATACAAAATTTGGATCATTAGTTTAGTTATTGTAGCACCCGAtgttaagaacaaaaccagatacacaccatatatgagcctagAAAGTTAAATCTCacgtatagctacaaataagggtaatatctaaagacaatgctcaatatataacgtacttagtataaaggatataacattagacagcaaacagcggaaagacaactccgatcttcgggtgaagacttcaattccacaggaacaactaactggttgatcacaagcctaattcctccaaactctagcaatctggtacccatccggaatttttccaaagtatttaaaagtaaagcaagcgtaagtacatgtcgtactcaacaaatataacatggggtttatgaggctcaaaagactaacattggtttactgcggttagcttttagtgagtcatgattttagcaatttagcatcaaatttatcataagcccacataaacacataatcaggtaaacatgaataatgaatagcataaacagtaatcattagtgagcatcttcatcatcagtatcatccgtgttcatcatctattccgtaagggtttcaaggccgctcgtgaccgtgagcacgactgatataccagttttacactcttcagaggttgtacactttcactgtgaatcgtgatttaccctttcgtccgaggtAGCTAAGCCTCTTAACCTACAActtaggaaggtcgacagggttcactatgaaacctttcaaaggttcgtctaataagttagggccgctaaggattTTCCATCAACCAGTAAGATCCCTCCCCCAAGGTATGACTAAGGAAACCAAAGTTCACTCCTTtggtaatggagacggggatcctgatcttccgtcaggtgatggtaactatcgttgtggcggagaatgacacaccgatcctgcttcagatcgaaagatcgaaccctgcaatcttagcaccatagctcctctggttatcaaccaagtcacagaccaggttgacctcgccaagaaagctaatccctgcctgcgcaacgaagaacacaagtaagaacaagaaagaacacaactaaattgcagatgaatgattatctcacgaagttggggtctcacaaaccgatgaatggcgaaactgttcttgacggaataatctaagtaaaacccaaaaccctaatgacggcggcggcgtatgattataaaggtcttagggtcgtcgcataccttggacacgccccctaatgggcccaaacaagatacacggtccaacggaccaaaagaaggtgtcgcagcaccctaacagattcaggactctgacttgtttcgacgattcccgttgattccgaagagcttttgacgtgaaaccacttggattggtttccttatcaaattatctttccatccatatgtggatcatcgaaaacggagtccgaatgtgtcctgggtgaccagtttgaGGCAGATtggtcctggattccgaggcagactcgaacttgagttgctttgggccttcacCGCGGaaactcgaaccgaattagcctcgggcctccttcttgacttggacacccttgctgacctccttcccctccatcccatgcgtcaaacatggtcgtatgcatgggtgtcatgtcctcatcacttggtaggccgagatcaaaccaatcggagcccctcttgtgccataaaggtaaccattaataagctagaaaatgtcATCATACTTAACTAAAGCCAGAGTCATAtaaccctcatagttgtactataagtcccggatgatcacttacagataaatcCTTGGAGAGAGAAATCTAGAACACCATAAAAATTgctcaatgctctagccctcttgtttcatgttgctaaaaagcatcttttagtgtttattgcataatccattagtcaagttacaagatcatggctttagtttgactactagcatcatactacccaatgtataaacccataggaatcaaggtacaaggtaacaaaatactagaaaattcttagtggtagtcaaggtagacacatgcaacatgaattaaatgattaaaggtatataggacaacaaggatgattccatgctatacttatcttaaactcatatccttcttctactgaattgtaacctccaaaagactttttctagatcaccaacttcttctataTCATCAACGTAAAGTTCATCGagtggacatgatcataaagcatcacacaagcatccatgtaatcatacacgaagcaaacaatagagctaGATTAGATCAGTACAtcaaacataataaacaacaagtaaaaaggttttaaagatattttacacgttactacgaacacacacacgtgaaaaacactctaatcggagctatagcgaagaagttatgaattgtgCGTTAAAACTCACACAGACATAGTGAgactagtgctagccactcactctTATCGTCTCCGGTTCATGGtgatgcctaggcaaggcatagatgcaattatgGAAATGAACTTGTTGAGAaactatggggtagtcttgaacattaggcaaagaattgttgagttgaagcttccttcttctgaggatagaatgtctctccttaagTCTTCAGTCCCCACCCTGCCAGTTGTTGCTCATGCTAAAGCTTCTCCGGACCTTTCTTCTATTTCTGTGGTCCATGAGTTTCCGGATATCTTCCTCGAGGACCTACCTAGGTTACCACCGAATCAGGATGTGTAGTTTgtcattgagttagaacctggtactgctcctattttgTAGCGTCCTTACCGTatggctccaaaggaattggctgagatgaaaAAACATttagaggaattgttggagaagaGATTCATCCATCCAAGTTCTTCATCATagggttgtccatctatttttgtgaagaagaaggatggcactcatCGGATGtatgtggattatcgccctctcaataCGGTAagcattaagaacaagtatcctttacctcgtattgatactttgttcgatcagttgactGGTGTCAAGGTGTTtttaaagattgatcttcgttttaggtatcaccaaattaagatccgaatataaaatatatcaaaaacaGCTTTCTCTAGTAGGGACGACTCTATGAATACTCATGTCTTTTTGGTCTCACCACTTCAACCCGTTCATCTCGCCCGACGGCGAGCGCGTCGGGTACCACCGGTGCCGGGGCAGCGGGAACGGGGACTGGCCACTGCTGCTGGAGAGCATCAAGAGCCCTGCGCCGGACACGTTCTCGCTCTTCAGGATTGACGGGTCGTTCCCCTCATTCTCGCACGACGGCAAGAGGATCGCCTTCGTCGGGCTGCCGGGGCTGTTCGTGGTCAACTCCGACGGCTCCGGCGGCCGCCGGCGGGTCTTCTCGGGCAACGCGTTCCCCACGACATGGGACTGGAAGAGGAAAGGGGTCATCTACACCAGCGTCGGGCCGGACTTCGCGAGCGAGAGCACCGAGGTGGACGTTGTCGCCGTGTCCCttggcgacgacgacgaccccaATGTCTCGATCAAGAAGCTCACCGTGGGAGGCGAGAACAACGCGTTCCCGTCCCCCTCGCCGGACGGCAAGTGGGTGGTGTTCCGGTCCGGGAGGTCCGGGCACAAGAACCTCTACATCATGGACGCGGAGGACGGCGAGGCCGGTGGCATCCGGCGCCTCACCGAGGGGCCCTGGTCCGACACCATGTGCAATTGGTCCCCTGACGGCGAGTGGATCGCGTTCGCCTCCGACCGGGACAACCCGGGCGGCGGCAGCTTCGCCATCTACATGGTGCACCCGAACGGCACCGGCCTGCGGAGGGTGGTGCACAGCGCCGACGGCGGCCGGACCAACCACCCCTGGTTCAGCCCGGACTCCAAGACGCTGGTGTTCACGTCGGACTACTCCGCTGTGTCCGCTGAGCCCATCTCCAACCCGCACCACTACCAGCCCTACGGCGAGATCTTCACCGTCAACATCGACGGGTCGGGCATCCGCCGGCTTACGCACAACTCCTTCGAGGACGGGACGCCGTCGTGGACGCCGTACTACCTGAAGCCGGAGGACGTCGGCGAGACGCTGCAGGCCTCCGGGACGTGCGCGTTCGAGGATTGCCACTGGCTCAACATCGATGCCCAGCCAGATAGCCTCATGTGTGGCAAGCACGGCTAAGCTGTATAGTGTCTGTGATGGAAAAAATCTCTCGCTATAGCTGCCGCTATAGCCTGCTATAGCCTTTTAAGGCAAGGTGCCGCTATTTGTGTTCATGTATAATTTAGCCACTATATCTCGCTATAGCCTGATTTAGCTCCGCTATGAGCTGATTTAGAGATATTCCGCTAAACAccttagcccgctatttaaaactATGGATGGAACTCATGTATGTATATATAGCAGCGATCATCAGAGACTCAGAGTGCAGTGAtgccatcttgtttgcttgcatACTACTGATATGAATAAGGTCATGTACAATGATGCCAAGTTTAAGGCAAAAATTAACGAAACTCCACATATTTATGACGATGTTTATGGCTCGTAGTGTATTCTGTATTGGTTTACGTTTGTAAGGTGCAAGTAACATCTAGGGCACAGAACGGGAAGAACCAGCTGAATTTTATTAAGAAAAAACAAAATTGAATCTATTAGATATTGCACAGCTATAATTTTACAATGATGCACGCAGCACATATATATGATATACCTCACAGTGAAGTAAAAACACTCACCGACGCACCTCTACAGATGATCTAACAAATGACCTCCTCCACCATACCTGGAAAGCTCTGCTGAGATTAGGGCATtctgtgcctctagatgcaaagcaCTGGAACCATTCTACGAATAAGCTCTGCTGCTGGTGAAGTGGAAGGGTGAGCAGGGCTTGCCCCAGGTTCTCCTCCAGGATTCTCACATCTAGCCCCTTGGAGCACCTCTGGAGCCAGCCGAAGTCCGTAAGCATTGGCCTGAACCATCCATGGAACAATTGGCACCTCGTATTGCTGGGACATTGGATTCTTCCTTTCCCCAGAGCGATGAACACGCTCGCTGATATCCGGCTAAGCTCGTATCTGAACATGGGCGATGCTTGCTCATGCATTCTGATGAGTTCAACTTGCCTAGCCCACAGCTCAACATATTCTTCTGCCATATCATTGTTTAAAAGGATGTCAAAGAGCCAATTGAGATTCTCAGTTTGCTTACTGATCTTTTCAATCATAGGCCTGCTATCTGAAGTTGTCATAGCTTGGCCCACATCCTCGACTGGCTCTGAGTCTTCCATGAAAAGTTCCACTAGTGAACTCAAACAGGAACGACAGATTTGATAGAGGCCCCCTTTGTTTAGCCCCGACAAGTCCTTATGATAGACTGAGCTTTTACTTACGAGACCACTGACAAAAGATTGCATCTCTTTTCTTGCACCATTGTTGGTTCCACTGGTGATAGATTCAACGAGCTGCACTGTCAAGTCCTCTGAGCCGCTCGTGCATTGTTGCTGTAATCTTGCCAGCACACCTTTACATACTGATTCATCAAAAGTGCATCTAGCAAAAACATGCTTCAGCTTCTCCTCCTCATTCTCATTCCATGGAACTGCTTCGATGTACTTCAAACATGATTCAATTCCTCTGTCAAACATAATAGAGGAGGAAACCTGTAATTCAAACATCAAAGATACAGTTCAGACTGTGTCAGGAAGCAGAAGACAGACAACGAGGAAGTACAAATAGAGCAACTGAATACGTGTATAGCAATAAAAAAATATCAGGTTGTCTGTAATTGACATCTCAGTATCTACTTTCACAATTGAAACTGAACAAGTCATAATGAGAGATTGTGTATATACAGTGTGCACCGAGCAGATGGCATCAATTAATGGATCAAACATGCGGCACCAAACAAATGTATTTGTCTGAACTAGAACTAAATAGGAACTGTGCAGTGCACATAAATTAACAGTCAATTGTCAACCATAAAATTCAGAAGAACCTATGCCGCGAACGTGAAAACCTGCtaagctgctactgctactatatTATTTTCTTCGATATTCAATGGCACTTGTTGACATATATAATGTTACCGGATCTTCATACCGTTAACTATCCTAACTATCCTAGCCCTACATACATAATAAATTTACTGATCCACAATCACACTTGACACAAAGGACCATAACTCCCTAACAAGAGCTGCTTAGAGTAAAAAATGCACCAAGGAATGattcattttaaaaaaaatatatatcaagTCTATATGCTTAAAAGCAGTACTGAAGTAACTGAACAATGAAAGTATTTTCCTGGTTGGATTTCTTTCCTAACTATTTTTAGCCTAACTATCCAACAGGAACAACTTGTGAACTCTTAAACCAGAATCTTCTTTTGGCATTTTATTGTCAACAATTACGTCTAAGAAGTATGAGGttgatgataaggccaaagtagATCAGTGCCATGTCGCAGTAATGCAAAGGTTTCTATTCCCGAAATCTGTGTATGTGTGCCCTAAGCCCTGCTGAACTATTTTGCCAGCAATAATATTATCTGAGGCGTTATAGTGCTCAAATGGAACCATAAGTACCTTCCCTCTAAAATGTTAGTTCAAATTCAGCGATTAAAAATAAAAGGTACCTATTAAAAGGTGAGTAACTCATGAACCGGTACCATAAGCTGTGGACCAAGTACCGATCAGAGAATTATACTGAAGTGTAGAAAAGTAATTTCATTCTCTCATGGCCCAATCCAACACTGACATAATTGACATTGTGTTGACAAACCAAGTGAGATTCCATTGCAAGATTACCATG harbors:
- the LOC136519014 gene encoding uncharacterized protein, with protein sequence MSFWSHHFNPFISPDGERVGYHRCRGSGNGDWPLLLESIKSPAPDTFSLFRIDGSFPSFSHDGKRIAFVGLPGLFVVNSDGSGGRRRVFSGNAFPTTWDWKRKGVIYTSVGPDFASESTEVDVVAVSLGDDDDPNVSIKKLTVGGENNAFPSPSPDGKWVVFRSGRSGHKNLYIMDAEDGEAGGIRRLTEGPWSDTMCNWSPDGEWIAFASDRDNPGGGSFAIYMVHPNGTGLRRVVHSADGGRTNHPWFSPDSKTLVFTSDYSAVSAEPISNPHHYQPYGEIFTVNIDGSGIRRLTHNSFEDGTPSWTPYYLKPEDVGETLQASGTCAFEDCHWLNIDAQPDSLMCGKHG